One stretch of Burkholderia pyrrocinia DNA includes these proteins:
- a CDS encoding ArsR/SmtB family transcription factor: MQNAHDMLFRTLADPTRRALFERLCEEGELTVAALTAHAGVSQPAVSKHLGVLKQAGLVNDRHEGRQTHYSAQPQALAPLIDWTSQMAGFWQNRFDALEDLLKRMDQ, encoded by the coding sequence ATGCAGAACGCTCACGACATGCTTTTCAGGACGCTTGCCGATCCGACGCGCCGCGCGCTTTTCGAGCGGCTGTGCGAGGAGGGCGAGCTCACGGTTGCCGCGCTGACCGCCCATGCGGGCGTCTCGCAGCCGGCCGTGTCGAAGCATCTCGGCGTACTGAAGCAGGCCGGGCTCGTGAATGACCGTCACGAAGGCCGGCAGACGCACTACAGCGCACAGCCGCAAGCGCTGGCCCCGCTGATCGACTGGACGAGCCAGATGGCAGGCTTCTGGCAGAACCGGTTCGACGCCCTCGAAGATCTGCTCAAGAGGATGGATCAATGA
- a CDS encoding SRPBCC family protein, whose product MNQATTETRSVVVERELPHPPEKIWRALTQPHLIEAWLMKSDFEPVAGRAFSFRADWGSVDCTVLTIEPPRALSYTWAAYGLESVVTWTLTPTPAGTHLRMEQVGFRADQEQAYRGAQHGWVRFFESLEQVLARPDERTEARA is encoded by the coding sequence ATGAACCAAGCCACTACCGAAACGCGCTCCGTCGTCGTCGAACGGGAGCTGCCCCATCCGCCGGAGAAGATCTGGCGCGCGCTCACGCAACCGCACCTGATCGAGGCGTGGCTGATGAAGAGCGACTTCGAGCCCGTCGCGGGCCGCGCCTTCAGCTTCCGCGCGGACTGGGGCTCGGTCGACTGCACGGTCCTGACGATCGAGCCGCCGCGCGCGCTGTCCTACACATGGGCCGCGTACGGTCTCGAAAGCGTCGTCACGTGGACGCTCACGCCGACGCCGGCCGGCACGCACCTGCGCATGGAGCAGGTCGGCTTCCGCGCGGATCAGGAGCAGGCATACCGCGGCGCGCAGCACGGCTGGGTACGGTTCTTCGAGTCGCTCGAACAGGTGCTGGCCCGCCCCGACGAACGCACGGAGGCCCGCGCATGA
- a CDS encoding DUF1801 domain-containing protein: MSATDLQPSERIDALIAGIADWRGPLFADLRQTILAADDGIVEEWKWMGSPVWSRDGMIAVANAHKGKVKLTFMHGAHLPDPGGLFNDGLEGNARRAIDFFEGDRIDKRALKTLVRAAIEYNRTHLKKNARGAGAGAKARGDKAA; encoded by the coding sequence ATGAGTGCAACGGACCTGCAACCGTCGGAGCGCATCGACGCGCTGATCGCCGGCATCGCCGACTGGCGCGGTCCGCTCTTCGCGGACCTCCGCCAGACGATCCTCGCGGCCGATGACGGCATCGTCGAGGAATGGAAATGGATGGGCAGCCCCGTGTGGTCGCGCGACGGGATGATCGCGGTCGCGAATGCGCACAAGGGCAAGGTGAAGCTGACGTTCATGCACGGCGCGCATCTGCCCGATCCCGGCGGGCTGTTCAATGACGGCCTCGAAGGCAATGCGCGGCGCGCGATCGATTTCTTCGAAGGCGACCGGATCGACAAGCGGGCGCTGAAGACCCTCGTGCGCGCGGCGATCGAATACAACCGCACCCATCTGAAGAAGAACGCGCGAGGCGCGGGCGCGGGCGCGAAGGCGCGCGGCGACAAGGCGGCGTGA
- the acnA gene encoding aconitate hydratase AcnA yields MAHNLHKTLKEFDSGSGKGKFYSLPQLGKELKTKIERLPVSIRIVLESVLRNYDGKKITEEHIEQLANWKPTAKRVDEIPFVVSRVVLQDFTGVPLLADIAAMRGVAERTGKNPKKIEPLVPVDLVVDHSVQIDYFRQKDALDLNMKLEFQRNNERYQFMKWGMQAFDTFKVVPPGVGIVHQVNLEYLARGVHKKADGGDTVYYPDTLVGTDSHTTMINGIGVVGWGVGGIEAEAGMLGQPVYFLTPDVVGVELKGKLREGVTATDLVLTITEMLRKEKVVGKFVEFFGEGTKSLSLPDRATIGNMAPEYGATMGFFPVDEKTIDYFEGTGRTKAEIAAFENYFKAQKLFGIPKAGDIDYTKTVTLDLATVAPSLAGPKRPQDRIEIGNVKSTFTDLFSKPVAENGFAKKADDLNTQYTTSNGVDVKNGDVLIAAITSCTNTSNPSVLLAAGLLAKKAVEAGLTVAPHIKTSLAPGSRIVTEYLTKTGLLPYLSKLGFEVAAYGCTTCIGNAGDLTPELNEAITKNDLVAAAVLSGNRNFEARIHPNIRANFLASPPLVVAYAIAGNITRDLMTEPVGKGKGGRDIYLGDIWPTSDEIHALLKFALDPKKFEDNYSKLTKKGDLWSKIEGESGQVYDWPKSTYIAEPPFFGNDFSMEPAASIPSVKGARALGIFGDSVTTDHISPAGSIKEDSPAGKWLKENGVQKADFNSYGSRRGNHDVMMRGTFANVRIKNLMIPAKADGTRVEGGLTIHQPSGEQQSIYDAAMQYIAADTPTVVFAGEEYGTGSSRDWAAKGTQLLGVKAVIARSFERIHRSNLVGMGVLPLQFKGSDSVQSLGITGDETYDIEGLGDDFKPQQDVTLVINRKNGETQRVQVLLRIDTPIEVDYYKHGGILPFVLRSLLAA; encoded by the coding sequence ATGGCCCACAATCTCCACAAGACCCTCAAGGAATTCGACAGCGGTTCCGGCAAAGGCAAGTTCTACTCGCTGCCGCAACTCGGCAAGGAGCTGAAGACGAAGATCGAGCGCCTGCCGGTGTCGATCCGTATCGTGCTCGAGTCCGTGCTGCGCAACTACGACGGCAAGAAGATCACCGAAGAGCACATCGAGCAGCTCGCGAACTGGAAGCCGACCGCGAAGCGCGTCGACGAGATTCCGTTCGTGGTGTCGCGCGTCGTGCTGCAGGACTTCACGGGCGTGCCGCTGCTCGCCGACATCGCGGCCATGCGCGGCGTCGCCGAGCGCACGGGCAAGAATCCGAAGAAGATCGAGCCGCTGGTCCCGGTCGATCTCGTCGTCGACCACTCGGTCCAGATCGACTACTTCCGCCAGAAGGACGCGCTCGACCTGAACATGAAACTGGAATTCCAGCGCAACAACGAGCGCTACCAGTTCATGAAGTGGGGCATGCAGGCCTTCGACACGTTCAAGGTCGTGCCGCCGGGCGTCGGCATCGTCCACCAGGTGAACCTCGAATATCTCGCGCGCGGCGTCCACAAGAAGGCGGACGGCGGCGACACCGTGTACTACCCGGACACCCTCGTCGGCACGGACAGCCACACGACGATGATCAACGGCATCGGCGTGGTCGGCTGGGGCGTGGGCGGCATCGAAGCCGAAGCCGGCATGCTCGGCCAGCCGGTGTACTTCCTGACGCCGGACGTCGTCGGCGTCGAGCTGAAGGGCAAGCTGCGCGAAGGCGTGACGGCTACCGACCTGGTACTGACGATCACCGAAATGCTGCGCAAGGAAAAGGTCGTCGGCAAGTTCGTCGAATTCTTCGGCGAAGGCACGAAGTCGCTGTCGCTGCCGGACCGCGCAACGATCGGCAACATGGCGCCGGAATACGGCGCGACGATGGGCTTCTTCCCGGTCGACGAAAAGACGATCGACTACTTCGAAGGCACGGGCCGCACGAAGGCGGAAATCGCCGCGTTCGAAAACTACTTCAAGGCGCAGAAGCTGTTCGGCATTCCGAAGGCCGGCGACATCGACTACACGAAGACGGTCACGCTGGACCTGGCAACGGTCGCACCGTCGCTGGCCGGCCCGAAGCGCCCGCAGGACCGCATCGAGATCGGCAACGTCAAGTCGACGTTCACCGACCTGTTCTCGAAGCCGGTCGCGGAGAACGGCTTCGCGAAGAAGGCGGACGACCTGAACACGCAGTACACGACGAGCAACGGCGTCGACGTGAAGAACGGCGACGTGCTGATCGCCGCGATCACGTCGTGCACGAACACGTCGAACCCGAGCGTGCTGCTGGCTGCCGGCCTGCTCGCGAAGAAGGCCGTCGAAGCCGGCCTGACCGTCGCACCGCACATCAAGACGTCGCTCGCGCCGGGATCGCGCATCGTCACCGAGTACCTGACGAAAACGGGCCTGCTGCCCTACCTGTCGAAGCTCGGCTTCGAAGTCGCGGCCTACGGCTGCACGACCTGTATCGGCAACGCGGGCGACCTGACGCCGGAACTGAACGAAGCGATCACGAAGAACGACCTCGTCGCGGCAGCCGTGCTGTCGGGCAACCGTAACTTCGAAGCGCGTATCCACCCGAACATCCGCGCGAACTTCCTCGCATCGCCGCCGCTCGTCGTCGCGTACGCGATCGCCGGCAACATCACGCGCGACCTGATGACCGAGCCGGTCGGCAAGGGCAAGGGCGGCCGCGACATCTACCTCGGCGACATCTGGCCGACGAGCGATGAAATCCACGCGCTGCTCAAGTTCGCGCTCGATCCGAAGAAGTTCGAGGACAACTACTCGAAGCTGACCAAGAAGGGCGACCTCTGGAGCAAGATCGAGGGCGAATCGGGCCAGGTCTACGACTGGCCGAAGTCGACGTACATCGCGGAGCCGCCGTTCTTCGGCAACGACTTCTCGATGGAACCGGCCGCTTCGATCCCGTCGGTCAAGGGCGCGCGCGCACTGGGCATCTTCGGCGACTCGGTCACGACCGACCACATCAGCCCGGCAGGCTCGATCAAGGAAGATTCGCCGGCAGGCAAGTGGCTGAAGGAAAACGGCGTGCAGAAGGCCGACTTCAACAGCTATGGCTCGCGCCGCGGCAACCACGACGTGATGATGCGCGGCACGTTCGCGAACGTCCGGATCAAGAACCTGATGATCCCGGCGAAGGCGGACGGCACGCGCGTCGAAGGCGGCCTGACGATCCACCAGCCGAGCGGCGAACAGCAGTCGATCTATGATGCAGCGATGCAGTACATCGCCGCCGACACGCCGACCGTCGTGTTCGCAGGCGAAGAGTACGGCACGGGCTCGTCGCGCGACTGGGCCGCGAAGGGCACGCAACTGCTCGGCGTGAAGGCCGTGATCGCACGCAGCTTCGAGCGCATCCACCGCTCGAACCTGGTCGGCATGGGCGTGCTGCCGCTGCAGTTCAAGGGCTCGGACAGCGTCCAGTCGCTCGGCATCACCGGCGACGAGACGTACGACATCGAAGGCCTCGGCGACGACTTCAAGCCGCAGCAGGACGTCACGCTCGTGATCAACCGCAAGAACGGCGAAACGCAGCGCGTGCAGGTGCTGCTGCGCATCGATACGCCGATCGAAGTCGACTACTACAAGCACGGCGGTATCCTGCCGTTCGTGCTGCGCTCGCTGCTCGCAGCGTAA
- a CDS encoding bifunctional 2-methylcitrate dehydratase/aconitate hydratase, translating to MSAPVSNVRPAPDTVLVDIVDYVLNTGIDSALALETARHCLIDTLGCGLEALSYPACTKLLGPVVPGTIVPNGAKVPGTSFQLDPVQAAFDIGAMIRWLDFNDTWLAAEWGHPSDNLGGILATADWLSRTAVAAGRKPLLMRDVLVAMIQAHEIQGCLALENSFNAVGLDHVLLVKVASTAVVGRLLGLTRDELINAVSNAFVDGHALRTYRHAPNTGSRKSWAAGDATSRAVRLALIAKTGEMGYPSVLTAKTWGFYDVLFDGQPFRFQRPYGTYVMENVLFKIAFPAEFHAQTAAEAALQLHAQLAAAGRTTDDISRITIRTHAAAIRIIDKQGPLANPADRDHCIQYMVAVPLLFGRLTAADYEDAAAADPRIDALRAKTVCVEDPQFTKDYHDPDKRSIANALTIEFTDGSKLAEVAVEYPLGHKRRRADGIPLLVEKFRTNLARRFPAKQQQAILDVSLDQAKLEAMPVDEYVDLYVI from the coding sequence CGCGCTCGCGCTGGAGACGGCGCGTCATTGCCTGATCGACACGCTCGGATGCGGACTCGAGGCGCTGTCCTACCCTGCCTGCACCAAGCTGCTCGGCCCCGTCGTGCCCGGCACGATCGTGCCGAACGGCGCGAAGGTGCCCGGCACGTCCTTCCAGCTCGATCCCGTCCAGGCCGCGTTCGACATCGGCGCGATGATCCGCTGGCTGGACTTCAACGACACCTGGCTCGCCGCCGAATGGGGCCATCCGTCCGACAATCTCGGCGGAATCCTGGCGACGGCCGACTGGCTCTCCCGCACGGCCGTCGCGGCCGGCCGGAAGCCGCTGCTCATGCGCGACGTGCTGGTCGCGATGATCCAGGCCCACGAGATCCAGGGCTGCCTCGCACTCGAGAATTCGTTCAATGCGGTCGGGCTCGACCACGTGCTGCTCGTGAAGGTCGCGTCGACGGCCGTCGTCGGCCGGCTGCTCGGGCTCACGCGCGACGAGCTGATCAACGCGGTATCCAACGCGTTCGTCGACGGCCACGCGCTGCGCACCTACCGCCACGCACCGAACACGGGCTCGCGCAAGTCGTGGGCGGCCGGCGATGCCACGTCCCGCGCGGTGCGCCTCGCGCTGATCGCGAAAACCGGCGAAATGGGCTACCCGTCGGTGCTCACCGCAAAAACCTGGGGCTTCTACGACGTGTTGTTCGACGGGCAGCCGTTCCGCTTCCAGCGCCCGTACGGCACGTACGTAATGGAAAACGTGCTGTTCAAGATCGCGTTCCCCGCCGAATTCCACGCGCAGACGGCCGCCGAGGCCGCGCTGCAGCTGCACGCGCAGCTCGCCGCGGCGGGCCGCACGACCGACGACATCAGCCGGATCACGATCCGCACGCATGCGGCCGCGATCCGCATCATCGACAAGCAGGGCCCGCTCGCCAATCCGGCCGACCGCGACCACTGCATCCAGTACATGGTCGCCGTGCCGCTGCTGTTCGGCCGGCTGACCGCGGCCGATTATGAAGATGCGGCCGCAGCGGACCCGCGCATCGACGCGCTGCGCGCGAAAACCGTGTGCGTCGAGGATCCGCAGTTCACGAAGGATTACCACGATCCGGACAAGCGATCGATCGCGAATGCACTGACGATCGAGTTCACGGACGGATCGAAACTTGCCGAAGTGGCGGTCGAATACCCGCTCGGCCACAAGCGACGCCGCGCGGACGGCATCCCGCTGCTGGTCGAGAAGTTCCGGACCAACCTCGCCCGCCGCTTCCCGGCAAAGCAGCAACAAGCGATTCTCGACGTGTCGCTGGACCAGGCAAAGCTCGAAGCGATGCCGGTCGATGAGTACGTCGACTTGTATGTGATATAG